One genomic region from Candidatus Hydrogenedentota bacterium encodes:
- the gmk gene encoding guanylate kinase, translating into MNTGSIVVVSAPSGGGKDTLLGIAKEKVPALSVAVSATTRSPRSGEKEGEAYYFVSEQDFKDAIDKGDFAEWAKVHGAYYGTFKAEIERLIVQGGTCVLELDVQGMRHIKQNYPEAVTIFIVPPNLDVLKQRLIDRGANSEAEITLRLANAKEEMAAQTEFDHVVVNDNLDVAADELIGLFLKIAARKQLKHGQF; encoded by the coding sequence ATGAATACGGGATCAATCGTTGTCGTGTCGGCTCCCTCGGGGGGTGGAAAAGATACCTTGCTGGGCATAGCCAAGGAAAAAGTACCTGCTTTGTCGGTGGCTGTCTCAGCGACCACACGCTCTCCACGGAGCGGAGAAAAAGAAGGGGAAGCCTATTATTTTGTGTCAGAGCAAGACTTCAAAGACGCCATTGACAAAGGGGATTTTGCGGAATGGGCAAAAGTGCACGGCGCTTATTACGGTACCTTTAAAGCTGAAATTGAAAGGTTGATTGTGCAAGGAGGCACCTGTGTTTTGGAATTGGATGTTCAGGGGATGCGCCATATTAAACAAAACTATCCCGAGGCTGTGACCATATTTATCGTGCCTCCCAACTTGGATGTTTTAAAACAGAGATTGATTGATCGAGGCGCCAATAGTGAGGCTGAAATTACGCTGCGCTTAGCCAATGCGAAAGAAGAAATGGCTGCGCAAACCGAGTTTGACCATGTTGTGGTGAATGATAATCTTGATGTTGCTGCCGATGAACTCATTGGCTTGTTTTTGAAGATTGCCGCACGCAAACAATTGAAACATGGGCAATTTTAG
- the coaBC gene encoding bifunctional phosphopantothenoylcysteine decarboxylase/phosphopantothenate--cysteine ligase CoaBC, with translation MTSFSNKSILLGVTGSIAAYKACDLASRLREKGANVICALTASACELVKPVSFEALTGNRAITEMFVPTGNQEISHIAIMQRVDLCLIAPATANIIAKAATGIGDDWLSTALLAARCPVLFAPAMNTHMYTHAATQDNIALLKKRGISFVGPASGRLACRDEGPGRFAEISDILDACQIALCTSKDLEGKRVLITSGANHEAIDPMRYLGNRSSGKMGRALALEALCRGASVTVVMGPSLVSPPSGAETVAVETAQEMHDAVMARAEKYDFIIGAAAVADYRPETVQAQKLKRDDKEWSLRLIPNPDIIAAVASKKKPSQRVVGFAAETDHMGESASEKLTNKDLDMIIANQIGGPSCAIGADTENAVILMKGCQPESFEEISKDHLAKVIFDRLMTIN, from the coding sequence ATGACCTCTTTTTCCAATAAGTCTATTTTGTTGGGGGTAACCGGTTCCATTGCTGCCTATAAGGCATGTGATCTTGCGTCTCGGCTGCGCGAAAAAGGAGCAAATGTAATTTGCGCTCTTACAGCTTCCGCATGTGAATTGGTTAAGCCTGTGTCTTTTGAAGCACTCACCGGCAACCGCGCAATCACAGAGATGTTTGTGCCTACGGGCAATCAGGAAATCAGTCATATCGCGATTATGCAGCGGGTTGACCTTTGTTTAATCGCGCCGGCTACGGCAAATATTATCGCTAAGGCCGCCACCGGGATTGGGGATGACTGGCTGAGCACCGCCCTTCTGGCAGCACGCTGCCCTGTCCTTTTTGCTCCTGCTATGAACACCCACATGTATACCCACGCCGCAACACAAGATAATATTGCGCTCCTCAAGAAACGGGGTATTTCTTTTGTAGGACCCGCCTCGGGCAGGTTGGCGTGTCGCGACGAAGGCCCCGGCCGCTTCGCAGAGATTTCCGATATTTTGGATGCCTGTCAGATTGCCTTATGTACTTCCAAAGATTTGGAGGGGAAACGCGTGTTAATTACGAGCGGCGCCAATCATGAAGCCATTGATCCGATGCGCTATTTGGGCAATCGATCTTCCGGAAAGATGGGGCGTGCGCTGGCATTGGAAGCGCTGTGCCGGGGCGCATCTGTTACGGTTGTGATGGGCCCCTCCCTCGTCTCCCCCCCCTCCGGCGCTGAGACTGTTGCTGTAGAAACGGCACAAGAGATGCACGACGCAGTTATGGCACGGGCAGAAAAGTATGATTTTATTATAGGCGCTGCAGCCGTTGCGGATTATCGGCCTGAAACAGTACAGGCGCAAAAGTTAAAGCGTGACGATAAGGAATGGTCGTTGCGCTTGATCCCTAATCCTGACATTATCGCTGCAGTGGCATCCAAGAAAAAGCCTTCACAGCGCGTGGTAGGCTTTGCCGCTGAAACTGATCATATGGGGGAGAGCGCCTCCGAAAAACTAACGAATAAAGACTTGGATATGATCATTGCCAATCAAATTGGCGGCCCTTCCTGCGCCATAGGCGCAGATACCGAAAACGCAGTCATCCTCATGAAAGGATGCCAACCGGAATCCTTTGAGGAAATAAGCAAAGATCATTTGGCGAAAGTCATCTTCGATCGCTTGATGACAATAAACTAA
- the rpoZ gene encoding DNA-directed RNA polymerase subunit omega, with product MPAPYCVDDFKDKFDSLYRLVIVAASRVVHLSKNDPRGFGSALRGQKNTIKALEEVLDGKLTYINAEEEIYLEDEE from the coding sequence ATGCCTGCCCCGTATTGTGTAGACGATTTTAAAGATAAATTTGATAGCCTCTATCGCTTGGTTATTGTTGCCGCTTCGCGCGTCGTTCATTTATCCAAGAATGATCCCCGCGGTTTTGGTTCTGCACTCCGCGGTCAAAAGAACACGATCAAGGCTTTGGAAGAGGTCTTGGACGGCAAATTGACCTATATTAATGCTGAAGAAGAAATTTATCTCGAAGACGAAGAATAA